From a region of the Podarcis muralis chromosome 16, rPodMur119.hap1.1, whole genome shotgun sequence genome:
- the ANXA9 gene encoding annexin A9 produces the protein RSLVNEILRHLPLADKTAVWGTLGTIRPHLNFEVEKDVHALLDAVSGKGVEYVTVIDLLTNRSNEQRQQIAEEFLNFTKQDLLKTLQAAFSGHLEGVITGLLKPAAQFDAHEINLALKGLEAGTLLEILSTRTSQQLREILGCYKHDFSLELEKDIASQTSGFLQGLLDALIKGNRERYSGVIDYVLIRQDTQALAGPGGGDPGRLDEIEWIRILTERSPQHLNRVFVWYHKKTGLQVEEAMKKYLEGKALEAGLTLVSILRNTPLYFATKLYQAVKGPETSPRTLARILISRSETDLLSIRSEFRKHYGISLYSFLQAEMNGNYQTALLGLCRAEDL, from the exons agatcCTTGGTCAACGAAATCCTCAGGCACCTGCCCCTTGCGGATAAG ACAGCTGTTTGGGGCACTCTGGGGACGATCAGACCCCACCTGAACTTTGAGGTGGAAAAAGATGTCCACGCTCTCCTTGACGCCGTCAGCGGGAAAG GTGTCGAATATGTAACCGTCATTGACCTACTGACCAACAGGAGCAATGAACAGAGGCAGCAAATTGCTGAAGAGTTCCTGAATTTCACAAAACAG GACCTTCTGAAAACTCTCCAAGCAGCTTTTTCCGGGCACCTAGAGGGCGTGATCACGGGTCTGCTGAAGCCGGCAGCTCAGTTTGATGCTCATGAAATCAACCTGGCCCTGAAG GGCCTGGAGGCAGGTACGCTTCTCGAAATCCTCTCCACCCGAACCAGCCAGCAACTCCGAGAGATCCTGGGTTGCTACAAGCATG ATTTCAGTTTGGAGCTCGAGAAGGACATCGCTTCGCAAACCAGCGGTTTCCTTCAGGGTCTCCTGGATGCCTTGATCAAG GGCAACCGTGAAAGGTACTCCGGGGTCATTGACTATGTCTTGATACGGCAAGATACGCAG GCCCTCGCGGGTCCCGGAGGTGGCGACCCGGGCAGGTTGGATGAGATCGAGTGGATCAGGATCCTAACCGAGCGGAGCCCCCAACATCTAAACAGAG TGTTCGTCTGGTACCACAAGAAGACTGGGCTCCAGGTGGAGGAAGCCATGAAGAAGTACTTAGAGGGGAAGGCCCTCGAGGCTGGCTTGACCCTGG TCTCCATCCTCAGAAATACCCCTCTCTATTTTGCCACAAAGCTCTACCAAGCGGTTAAG GGTCCAGAAACCAGCCCAAGAACTCTGGCCCGCATCCTGATTTCCCGTAGCGAAACCGACCTGCTCAGCATCCGATCCGAGTTCAGGAAGCATTATGGGATTTCTCTCTACTCCTTCCTCCAG GCTGAAATGAATGGCAACTACCAGACCGCCTTGCTTGGTCTGTGCAGAGCAGAAGATCTGTAA
- the MINDY1 gene encoding ubiquitin carboxyl-terminal hydrolase MINDY-1 produces the protein MEPELSTEPSAKGENVPAEPQTTEASPEERGVEDVGAMCGKVPAANGQDQEEASKAPACQETPPGAGKGGEGPEPKSLESAEAGKPDSKERPGEEEPLASAASLPSISDPADAPPATAEQAGEAAPEPRSSPASHPQPPDFYCVKWISWKGERTPVITQSENGPCPLLAIMNILFLQWKVKLPPQKEVITSDELMAHLGDCILSIKPQKQSEALQLNFQQNVNDAMTVLPKLSTGLDVNVRFTGVADFEYTPECIVFDLLNMPLYHGWLVDPQIPEVAQAVSKLTYNQLVEKIITCKHSSDPNLVTEGLIAEQFLESTASQLTYHGLCELTSTVKEGELSVFFRNNHFSTMIKHKSHLYLLVTDQGFLHEEQVAWESLHNVDGDSCFCDAEFHLSHALGKEAAGGSPQEQHLNQRQVDQDYMIALSLQQQQGGPALSDLELAQQLQQEEYQQQQQPPPAAAPPAQGRTPPPSRPSGERRPRQKQDSDCVVL, from the exons ATGGAGCCTGAATTATCCACAGAACCGTCAGCGAAGGGGGAGAATGTGCCAGCCGAACCCCAAACCACCGAGGCCTCACCGGAGGAGCGAGGCGTAGAGGACGTTGGCGCCATGTGTGGCAAGGTGCCCGCCGCAAACGGGCAAGACCAGGAGGAGGCGTCGAAGGCCCCGGCCTGCCAGGAAACCCCCCCGGGGGCCGGGAAGGGAGGCGAAGGGCCGGAACCCAAATCTCTGGAGTCTGCGGAGGCCGGAAAGCCAGATTCCAAAGAGCGTCCAGGAGAGGAGGAACCGCTGGCAAGCGCTGCCTCTTTGCCAAGCATCTCCGACCCGGCTGATGCGCCCCCCGCCACCGCAGAGCAAGCCGGGGAGGCGGCCCCCGAGCCCCGGTCTTCTCCCGCCAGCCACCCCCAGCCCCCCGACTTCTACTGCGTCAAATGGATCAGCTGGAAAGGGGAGAGGACGCCCGTCATCACGCAAAGCGAGAACGGGCCCTGCCCGCTACTGGCCATCATGAACATCCTTTTCTTGCAGTGGAAG GTGAAACTGCCTCCCCAGAAGGAGGTGATCACTTCCGACGAGCTGATGGCTCACCTTG GTGACTGCATCCTGTCCATCAAGCCCCAAAAACAGTCGGAAGCACTCCAGCTCAACTTTCAGCAA AACGTCAACGACGCCATGACGGTTCTGCCCAAACTCTCCACGGGGCTGGATGTCAACGTGAGGTTCACGGGAGTCGCCGATTTCGAGTACACCCCCGAGTGCATCGTCTTTGACCTTCTCAACATGCCTCTCTATCACGGCTGGTTGGTGGACCCACAG ataCCAGAGGTGGCCCAGGCCGTCAGCAAGCTGACCTACAACCAGTTGGTGGAGAAGATCATCACCTGCAAACACTCGAGCGACCCTAATCTGGTGACGGAAG GCCTGATTGCAGAGCAGTTCTTGGAGTCCACGGCCTCTCAGCTGACCTACCACGGCCTCTGCGAGCTGACGTCCACGGTCAAGGAAGGCGAACTGAGCGTCTTCTTCAGGAACAACCACTTCAGCACCATGATCAAGCACAAG AGCCACTTGTACCTCCTGGTGACCGACCAGGGCTTCCTCCACGAGGAGCAGGTCGCCTGGGAGAGCCTGCACAACGTGGACGGGGACAGCTGCTTCTGCGACGCAGAGTTCCACCTCAGCCACGCCCTGGGCAAGGAGGCAGCAGGCGGTTCCCCACAAGAGCAGcacctcaaccagagacaggtgGACCAG GACTACATGATCGCCTTGTCTCTGCAACAGCAGCAAGGGGGACCCGCGCTCAGCGACTTAGAGcttgcccagcagctgcagcaggaggaatatcagcagcagcagcagccgccgccggcCGCGGCCCCCCCAGCACAG GGGAGGACTCCGCCACCCTCCCGCCCCTCCGGAGAGCGCAGGCCGCGCCAGAAGCAGGATTCGGACTGCGTCGTCCTGTAA